One Glandiceps talaboti chromosome 2, keGlaTala1.1, whole genome shotgun sequence genomic region harbors:
- the LOC144450148 gene encoding neuronal acetylcholine receptor subunit alpha-2-like: MKINPTTLVTFAVILTGHWASADYVQSQLMDELLRLYDSRVVPLVFNKNNETNVTVTEPVTVEVGMSLISIDEVDMKRGKLKAVVWLKQTWIDKRLSWTPEDHGNVNIIRIDQEELWKPDIILYNGMSTPIHQGKVLIYPDGMLYYIPSYQMEINCNVDAYYFPYDQQRCLFKFGSWVYSGELIDLKKNSVDLVDFYYNIEWSVDNARIEKHVVKYPCCMETYHDVTVYLTISRKSHIYSVSLVIPSILVSLSLLFAFVFPPVCREKMTLAVAILLALLLLNYMTYITVGLPSILGNFLLFTVILSLLVIGETSIVYNVFHRTGKVPKLVRNLFIDCLGRIMCVSPTKATKYEEEMQEKESQTVADKSQHIPGNDWNVIAKVIDRLSFYLYLIVYIIGSCVILTPRPESA, from the exons atgaagatTAACCCCACAACTCTGGTGACTTTTGCAGTTATTTTAACTGGTCATT GGGCTTCGGCTGATTATGTTCAATCTCAGCTAATGGATGAGTTACTTCGTCTTTATGATAGCCGTGTTGTTCCACTTGTTTTCAATAAGAACAACGAAACCAATGTTACCGTGACCGAACCTGTGACTGTTGAGGTCGGAATGTCTCTTATTTCGATAGATGAAGTG GACATGAAAAGAGGAAAGTTAAAGGCTGTGGTCTGGTTAAAACAG ACCTGGATTGATAAGCGGTTGTCCTGGACCCCAGAGGACCACGGTAACGTTAACATCATACGTATCGATCAAGAGGAGTTGTGGAAACCGGATATTATTCTCTATAACGG AATGTCTACGCCAATACACCAAGGCAAGGTTTTAATCTACCCAGATGGCATGCTGTATTATATACCGAGTTATCAAATGGAAATTAATTGTAATGTCGACGCCTACTACTTCCCTTATGATCAACAACGTTGTTTGTTCAAATTCGGCTCTTGGGTCTATTCTGGTGAATTGATTGATCTTAAAAAGAACTCTGTTGATTTGGTAGATTTCTATTACAATATTGAGTGGTCAGTTGACAATGCTAGAATCGAGAAACATGTAGTCAAATACCCGTGTTGTATGGAGACTTATCATGACGTGACTGTATACCTAACAATTAGTCGAAAATCACACATCTACTCTGTGTCTTTAGTGATACCATCGATTCTAGTCTCACTCTCCCTGTTATTTGCATTCGTGTTCCCACCAGTATGTCGAGAGAAGATGACACTCGCCGTAGCCATTTTGCTTGCTTTACTTCTTCTTAACTACATGACGTACATCACTGTTGGTTTACCAAGCATTCTGGGCAATTTTCTTCTCTTCACCGTGATTCTATCGCTGCTGGTTATCGGAGAAACATCCATCGTGTACAACGTCTTCCATCGCACTGGAAAAGTGCCAAAGTTGGTCAGAAACCTGTTCATTGATTGTCTTGGTCGTATTATGTGTGTCTCTCCAACTAAAGCTACAAAGTACGAAGAAGAAATGCAAGAGAAAGAAAGCCAGACCGTTGCTGATAAGTCTCAACAC ATTCCAGGGAATGATTGGAATGTTATTGCAAAAGTCATTGACCGACTGTCCTTCTACCTTTACCTGATCGTTTACATCATTGGAAGTTGTGTGATTCTGACTCCCCGTCCCGAGTCTGcttaa
- the LOC144446775 gene encoding DDB1- and CUL4-associated factor 4-like, with amino-acid sequence MPKHNQKTKWVQNQEHRRNPRYQNQTDYGRPNNIPGNDAWGNHYRGSHGNSSRATRGNNIRSNHHWQNNGRYAWSNTYRGNHGDRQSETTVASTSSSGSQAENNDDDLDILFLPGFYYDREKKKYFRLIPGHNNYNPLTADTIQKKELEKKKAQFSSEQSSGVDKSDRDQKSKLKVVLSCKLQMPIFRQELQVGRYSPLVIERLLHERVINKLKLKYDLTAECEAFYNGRFRWKPRTSILLADDTNKKLFISLGSLTAKLPPMFSSVEPNEEDPSRIHLQPFHWRECLFQEPEHRPTNACWVNYGGEEQSHVLYSYFDMESRSTVRLLKYGHCDNARHYRYDKIDDTIWTCAWSNNIQYPGRFCIGLDKCANVIDIATNHKLIFPTQKSAVFAQTFATKSPLLFNGTRRGQVLTFDLRSSRHSTAVKLQHKSSVSCMRLLKDENYLVASDMDNKILLWDLRKSKQVLEYSGHSSNFNYRHIPFYIDSTETVLYAGGQDTFVRFWRLKDGHKLHTIATPADVDGPPAVQYSRHWTDHNIPGLLMACNEQLKFYTL; translated from the exons ATGCCAAAACATAATCAGAAAACTAAATGGGTTCAAAATCAAGAACACCGACGAAATCCAAGATATCAAAATCAGACAGATTATGGGAGACCTAATAATATACCTGGAAATGATGCTTGGGGCAACCATTATAGAGGTAGTCATGGCAACAGTTCAAGGGCAACCCGTGGCAACAACATAAGGAGCAACCATCACTGGCAGAACAATGGAAGATATGCATGGAGCAACACTTACAGAGGCAACCATGGTGACAGACAGTCAGAAACTACAGTTGCAAGCACATCATCATCAGGATCACAGGCAGAAAACAATGACGATGATCTGGATATCcttttt CTGCCAGGGTTCTACTATGATCGggaaaagaagaaatatttccGATTGATACCAGGTCATAATAATTACAATCCATTGACTGCTGATACCATACAGAAGAAAGAACTGGAAAAAAAGAAAGCACAATTTTCAAGTGAACAAAGTTCTGGAGTTGACAAAAGTGACAGAGACCAAAAGTCCAAG ctCAAAGTGGTTCTGAGTTGCAAACTTCAAATGCCAATTTTTAGGCAGGAGCTACAGGTTGGAAGATATTCACCACTGGTAATAGAAAG ACTTTTACATGAAAGGGTCATCAATAAACTCAAGTTGAAGTATGATCTCACAGCTGAATGTGAAGCATTTTATAACGGAAGATTTAGGTGGAAACCTAGGACTTCTATTCTTCTG gCAGATGACACAAATAAAAAGTTATTTATATCATTGGGTTCACTTACTGCTAAATTACCACCAATGTTTTCCTCTGTTGAACCCAATGAAGAAGACCCTAGCAGGATACATCTACAACCATTTCATTGGAGAGAGTGTTTGTTTCAAGAACCTGAACATAGG CCTACTAACGCTTGCTGGGTCAATTATGGTGGAGAAGAACAGTCACATGTTCT ctattcatattttgatatggAGTCCCGTAGTACTGTACGGTTACTCAAATATGGACATTGTG ACAATGCAAGACACTATAGGTATGATAAAATAGACGATACTATCTGGACATGTGCTTGGAGCAACAATATACAATATCCTGGTAGATTTTGTATTG gtCTTGATAAGTGTGCCAATGTGATAGATATAGCGACGAATCACAAATTAATATTTCCCACTCAAAAGAGTGCAGTATTTGCACAGACATTTGCAACAAAG AGTCCACTACTGTTCAATGGTACAAGGAGAGGTCAagtgttgacctttgacctcaggtCATCTCGTCATTCTACAGCTGTAAAACTACAGCACAAGTCATCTGTAAGTTGCATGAGGCTTCTAAAAGATGAAAACTATCTAGTGGCCAGTGACATGGACAACAAG ATACTTTTGTGGGATTTAAGAAAATCAAAACAAGTTTTGGAATATTCAGGTCATTCCAGTAACTTTAACTATAGACATATACCATTTTATATTGATTCAACAGAAACAGTGCTGTATGCAG GGGGTCAAGACACATTTGTACGTTTTTGGAGATTGAAAGATGGACACAAGCTTCATACTATAGCCACTCCAGCTGATGTTGATGGGCCACCAGCTGTTCAATATTCCCGACACTGGACAGACCATAATATACCAGGCTTACTGATGGCATGCAATGAACAGTTAAAGTTTTACACCCTGTGA